A single window of Ammospiza caudacuta isolate bAmmCau1 chromosome Z, bAmmCau1.pri, whole genome shotgun sequence DNA harbors:
- the SPIN1 gene encoding spindlin-1, which yields MKTPFGKSPGQRSRADAGHAGVSASMMKKRTSHKKHRNNVGPSKPISQPRRNIVGCRIQHGWKEGSGPVTQWKGTVLDQVPVNPSLYLIKYDGFDCVYGLELHKDERVSALEVLPDRVASSRISDAHLADTMIGKAVEHMFETEDGSKDEWRGMVLARAPIMNTWFYITYEKDPVLYMYQLLDDYKEGDLRIMPDSNDSPPAEREPGEVVDSLVGKQVEYAKEDGSKRTGMVIHQVEAKPSVYFIKFDDDFHIYVYDLVKTS from the exons ATGAAGACCCCATTTGGAAAATCACCAGGTCAGCGGTCCAGAGCTGATGCAG GTCATGCAGGAGTGTCTGCCAGCATGATGAAGAAAAGAACATCCCACAA AAAACATAGAAACAATGTGGGACCAAGCAAACCTATTTCTCAGCCACGAAGAAACATTGTAGGCTGCAGGATACAGCACggatggaaagaaggaagtggaCCTGTAACACAATGGAAGGGCACAGTTCTTGATCAAGTTCCTGTAAATCCCTCACTCTATCTCATAAAGTATGATGGATTTGATTGTGTGTATGGACTAGAACTTCACAAAGATGAAAGAGTTTCAGCACTTGAAGTTCTTCCAGACAGAGTTG CTTCGTCTCGAATTAGTGATGCCCACCTGGCAGACACAATGATTGGTAAAGCCGTGGAACATATGTTTGAGACAGAGGATGGCTCAAAAGATGAATGGAGGGGGATGGTTTTGGCTCGAGCTCCTATTATGAACACATGGTTTTATATTACCTATGAGAAGGATCCCGTCTTGTACATGTACCAGCTCTTAGATGATTATAAAGAAGGTGACCTTCGCATTATGCCTGATTCAA ATGATTCACCTCCTGCAGAACGGGAACCAGGTGAAGTTGTGGACAGCCTGGTAGGCAAACAAGTGGAATATGCCAAAGAAGATGGCTCGAAAAGGACTGGCATGGTCATTCATCAAGTTGAAGCCAAACCATCTGTCTATTTCATCAAGTTTGATGATGATTTCCATATTTATGTCTACGATTTGGTGAAGACATCCTAG